A region of the Coriobacteriia bacterium genome:
TGCGCTCCTTCGGCTTGAGCGCGGGCAGGAAGAACGCCATCACCTGCCAGATGATGACCGGGCTGCCGAAGATGACCGCCATGTACAGCGCGACCTTGAAGCGGAGCCCGAATCCCTCGAACGGTCCCGACCATCGCAGCTTCTGCCCGTGCAGCAGGGGCAGGATGGGGCGCAGGACCACGTCGAAGAACCACGGCGCCCAAGCGTAGGCGACCATGCTGCCGACGAAGACGACCGCGGCGATGATCATCAGCCGGCGGCGAAGCTCGGTGATGTGGTCGAGGAAGGGCATGTGCCTGGGCGTGATCGGCATCGGCGTCCGGGAGCGGCCCGCGGGGCCTACTCCTCGTCCTCCTCGTCGTCGCTCTCATCGGTCACTGTCGGGACCTCGGGACCGGACTCGATGATCGGAGCGTCGGCGCGGCCGCTCTCCCAGAGCTCGGCGCGGATCGTCGCCTCCATGGTGTCCTGGGCGCGGCGGAACTCGGTCATCATCCGG
Encoded here:
- a CDS encoding twin-arginine translocase TatA/TatE family subunit, translating into MFGISGSELLIIVAFGFFIFGPDKLPQVARTISRMMTEFRRAQDTMEATIRAELWESGRADAPIIESGPEVPTVTDESDDEEDEE